Part of the Antedon mediterranea chromosome 6, ecAntMedi1.1, whole genome shotgun sequence genome, AaagtatttttaattattaccaTCAgacttaaatatgtattgtttacTAAGCACTACTAAAAAATACTTACACATTATCTCTGAATTTTTGCTCGTTATTTTTTAGGCATGGGCTGGTTGATAATGAAAACAGTGAGGACTTTGTAGTGGATATTGTTGGTGATATTGTGGATTCTgcattaaatgttatatatgaTAATTACATACAAAAACAACTGTTTCCTTATACAGTGTCACAGGCAAAGGAGGCCATTTTACAGGTCATTGAGGTCAGCtcaaacaatattcattatattttatattatatgtgaATCATACTTcagtattattttaatgttgtcaTTAGTATTAATTTTATTCTATAGTAAAAGAACATACTGTAATGAATGGAGTTATACTGAAGaataagccttgtctacactatcaaactttatgtggaaaaaatgaaaatgtgatgtgaccatatatggacatgatgatgtcatatcactaccatatttgggaatatcactaccagatttgggcacatcacacttctgttgttaaactagttgaatagtgtagacagagcttaatactggCAATCTCTTGTTACTGGTGACACACAGAGTATCCGATTCAGTATGCAGCTTTagcttttctttctttattctggatTGACAATCCTCTCTACTGACTGCTGTCTGGATCTCCTACTCCATCAAAAAATCTGTTTACTGTTTGTTAATGAatatattctctttttttttacagtggCAATTTTTAGCAAGAGATGAAGGAGAAGATGATCCAGAGACAGATCCAACATGGTTGGAAGAAGATGGTAAGTGTTGccctaacattttatttattaaggcTTGTTCTACtgccagaaccatggagtgatgTTATGGCTATAAGTACAGTTctactgtcttaaccactcagCCACTCTACTTGCTTGAAAGGCACAGTAATCTATTACTCATTATATATTGGGATTTATCCAAACCTAAGCTATAAAATGTATTCTACAGTATCTCTAATCCCGTATTTTCTACAAGCAACTGATTCCTGTATTGTGATAATTTTGTTCTAGTTTAACAAATATtcaactatatttaaatttagaataattGACAATTGATTTGACAGATGATTTCGGCATATTGTTTATAGAATTTTATGCAATTCTATGTAATCATTATAATCTCTTGCTAATGAATTTTTTGTTTCAGAACCATTGCCATGCGCTCACGATGCATGGGCTCAGGGATCGGTACCAAGGCATCAACACCTCCCTCTTTCTCCAACAATATCCGAAGCAGATACAGAGTTAACGGTAGTCACACCATTATCACAACATGAGATTATGGACGATGATTTGGCTACTTTTAATGACACTGCTACACTTGACGAACAAGAAGAAATGGAGGGAAGCACTGAAATGGAGGGAAGcactgaaaataaaaaagaggAAAAGAAGAACAATAATATATCAACATCAGTATGTATTTCTTAATTCTATTTTTTCCTTCCCCTAGTAGAACATGGGAACCGATACCAAGTGaccaacaattttaatatttagagGTATTCTATTCTAAGCAGTTTCATCatgtattgaattgaattgaaatttatatttatactgggtaacctcttcagtcaaagactggtctcccagagggcccagttggtgatcagtggctgtgatgtactaatacaccggggtaaccccctactcgtctcaaaagatgtactaggttctttaaagtgcacacgtgTAGTGATATATGAGTACAGAATCTGTTTAAGCTTTAGCCATTCTCACTCATTCAAATTGTTATTAGCACCTGACCAAATTATTCAGTGGATATGAGCACTCACTTGCTAAACCCAGGAGCTTGAGGGGCCCAGATCATGAACAGCCCActgcaactacccagcgttggagggcccccttaggagtgctaaaccatgGGCCTCTGCcttctgcgttacgccactgatacCATTATATAATGTTTGGTttgttcattgtaatagaacTTATATGTTGCTTATTTTTAATGTGTATTTTAGAAAGAGAAATTACCAATGAAAACAAAACCTAAATTTAAACCATACAAAGGGCGTTTAAAATCAGCTCCTCTAAAGAATGTGGAATCATTAGAAGATACAGAGAAAGCACTTGAGTTGGAAGAGAACCCCTCACCTCCACAACCTGACCAGAAGGATGTGATGCAGCACATGCCATCCTCTTGTCATTCCATTCTTAAGGTACTGCCATTATTCAattctttgatttttttcatcacactgttttataaatttacacAGCGTATTTATCtcagtaattaattatttagattttcttaaaataaaaataaataaaaaactaaagTTTATATTTGATTTAGGTTGAAATACTTTAAAGAAACCTTTGGAACCCAAAAAAGTCTGTttccctttaataggagtgtcccctgaatagaggttggctaTATTGTTAAAACATGTACTGTGGTTTCACAGGAAAATGTCCGCCAAATAGGGATGTCCGAAACGACTTGTTCTactatatttaatttcatttagtcaacttaaaaatatttacaaaattgtGCTTTTCTAGTGCTTCACATAGTATCTACTGATATCATACAGTAGTTACACATTAGCCTAGGTAACATTTGAACGGAAATAATTAGTCAGctgtttcttttaataaatGAGATGATTTGACACATCCTTCACCCACCTCCAACAAGGTCACTTGTATGTAATCTgtataaatgataatatttagtattaattACGTTTTTTGTTGCCATTAGGTGCAAGCTGGTCGACCTCCAGGCAGTAAAGATGTGACATATGATGACAAGGGCAATGTCATAGCAGTTATCAAGTTAGATCCAGAAAGGCTACCCACACACAGGTAAgttgtttatttgattttataccAAATGCTTTGCTCAGTATGTTTTCTGTTTCAGTATGGTGATAGTTATCTGTGCTGTATACAGTAAAACCTCTGTTAAGGAAACACATTTTGGCCAATcaaagctgtagcttggtggttaatgtgcttgccttccaattccaaggtccagggttcaatcctgaacCTAGTACCAGGGTtgtgtaactcacgactctttcaaatCCACTCCCTTAGCCTCAAATGAGACGTAGCTTtaaagcatgataaattataaacaaaattgtttatccatcctgtaattagctgttggatgcgtatggaAAAAAAACCCCATAAAAACCATAATTTCcactcatttattttaaaatgtcctCTTGTGGGATGTCTAAAAGAAGGGGTTTCTACGACAAGCTTTAGTTTGCTACATATTCTTATAGGTCTAATACtttctaatattttttatttcatttgtttttattcagaGTGAAAACAAAGTACAAGATAATTGACCCGTCAGTTGAAGCAGCACATGCTAGACTTGTAGCAATGAGAACAGGAAGATTCCAAAGCACTAAACAGAAAGCCTCAACAAGTAACAAACAACTACCTGGACACTTTGAAAAAACAGTCACAGCTCATCACAACGGCATCAATTCAGGTATACTTCTATATCTATTCTTACCAAAAACCCGTTTTTTTGCAACCCAagattggtgaatacggtcACTTGTATACAGTtgaaccttcattttacgtacggtacgagaccgaaaggcgtacgtaaaacacaggattcgtaaaatcaaggttgactttaaattgaccccaaacacgtagagatcgtagctaCTGTATAAAGGCTACCGTGTTTGCCTACTTTACTGTACAGCATGTaggtggtcactagctaggcctggccAGGCTAGCAGGtctagcaagatgtgaggcctaagCCTAactaaaaaagtacagtatatacaggctgtgcgatgtttaaataaagtgtaaattaaaatatcaattttcttgtattttccatcaataaaaacagtcacTGCTGTGGGGGAATGCACGTGTGTAGCTTGTCTcacacagcagaattcctcacacagccatttttattatgctttgttgttgttaaattgcgccctcaatgtaagaaaatgatgacgtcattggtaattttaagcgtacgtaaaatccagggaacgtaaaatcagggtacgtaaaacgaaggttctactgtaatatCCAGTGCTCAATGCTCACATTGCCGCCCATATTCAAATGAGCACCATCCATGTTTAGTTTGAAGTGCAAGCATGGCCAGGGAAGGCAAACAAGGCAAAAAAGGCAAACAAGGAGTTACAACATactacataattatattaaataatagaaaaaatCCCCTGAATCACGATTCGATTCGAACCCGGAATCTCCTACCTTACATGTAGACCACTGGAGCTATGATTCaaatttaatgtatatttatatactttgtttatttaatagaTGGTGGTAGAGTTGGTAAGGTAGCAGCAAGCAGTATGACAATTGCAAGTAATAACACTATAACAAGTCAATTAAAAGCAGCCTATGGAATCGCTACAAACCAATCACCGGTTACACCATTACCTCCTCCACTGGTAAATATCatagtttattattttaacaaatatacAATAGAATAGAATGTTGATTTacttttacaaatattaaataagattatattaaattatcttgTATTTACAGATTGAGTCAATGGAACTGTCACCAGGTGTCATTGTAAAAGAAGGCAACAGAATCAAGCGAGGTCCTAAACCTCAGATGCGCCATACCGACTTTGTGACCTCTGCCAAACTACGCTCTCTACGACCTCTAGCGAGTCATACTATTGACCCACAGCTAGCAGTGAATGATATACTAAATTCACAGTCACCTGTATTACGCCCTTTACATTCTACTGACCCTATTCCACCAATCACATCGCGCACAGCAGTACATTCAAATTAGCTGTCTTCCTAATTAGCATATCATTCAGCACACAGGTGCTTATTGTTCCCACACGTCACCTGTATAATTTTATGTTATGAATAAATTAGTCATTCTATTGTAAATTATTAGGATTTATCTGAGTTTAAATTCAGAAAACAAAAGGTTATTACCCCAAATATATAGAATAATtggaatataatttataaattgtaattttatcaaCACCGAATCATATAATTGTTATATATCTACTTTTCTACAGAATTCTTTATTTAAACTAGCAACACTGAATTTGCCACTCACTGTTTGTAGAAGATTGTGTTACAGTAGGCTGTCCATCTGAGGATCACGATACAGTAACGCATGTGATCCTCATATGGACTGGTTAGGGTAAGAGCCCATGTTACAGACATCACATGTGTTTAACATCTGATTCTGTATCACAGTATTTACCTATGATATTGAAACAGAAACAGTACCAAGAATCAGCTAATAAAACTTGGATAATTCTACTTTACTATAAAAAGATTCAATGTTAGTGTGTGGATATTACACCAAAGATCAGTTTGTATGACAGAAACGTTATAATTGACTGTGTGTGATACTTAGTTAACCATCaattttttataattcaaaGTGTGTACCATCGTGGTGCACCGAGTAAAATAATCACAGTTTGTAAGATTCACAatgtaaagccctgtctacactgtcaaactatgaacaaacaaatgtgatgtgcccatatacggacatgatgatgtcatatcactaccatatttgagtacatcacacttttttgtcaaactagtttgatagtgtagacagagatttacaaACATAAAAGAGCAATGTGTTGGCAATTTGTTCCTCTGGAAAAAGTAGTTAATTTGTATAAACATGAGATGAACAAGCAGCATGCATGCTTCGGTATTTCATTGCACTTCTGTACAGCGTTAAATATATTGATTGTAAATAAAGTGTTCTTTTAGAATGGAATGACCTTACAATGATACCCAATTTCTTATTggcttatttatataatgaatatgaatgaaAAGAAAATCTAATCCTCAAGTTTAACCAATCGACGAATGTTGTTTTAAGGAAGTCAACTTGGCATTGTGGGATATACTGTACAGCTGTGTttacaatcaaactagtttgaaaaaaaaagtgtgatgtgcccaaatatggtagtgatatgacatcatcatgcccatatatgggcaaatcatattttgtcacataaagtttgatagtgtagacagagcttaacacatgTATTTATCACCTGTAAACAGACCAAGAGCAAATCATTGATAGAAATAGGATTTTCATCCTATGGGATACAGTACAAAGTTTTCAATGAAGAAGAATTGCAATTTGATGAATTATTATTGCTATATGTTCCTTGTACCACTGTGACCATCCTCACTATACAACAGAAACATCAGATTGCCAACTATGCCTTATtgccgaaaaaaaaaaatggaattttcaaaatataaatgaatgcTTATGTGACGTAGTACAtgagttatgtcaacaaacaagACGGTGAAATTGCTAATGTGTACATACACCTTAAGATGATAATAATGCATTATTATATTAGATGAGTGAATGTGTATATAAGACAGCATTGATAATGTTGACATAGAATTTAGTTTTATTGAAATACCATTATATTAATTTCAGTGAATGACAGGTCTATAGGATGTATTACCAGGATCAATGAAAATaaataggtccagtgtacacatttaaagaacctagtacatccttcaagacgagtagggggtttaCATCACAGCCAATGATCATAACTCGGCCCTCTgcgagaccagtctttgacttaagaggttacccagtacaaataaataacaacaaaaaaacctcATTTGTTATTGAATGTGTTGATTTTATTGTTTCTAAAACTGTCATGCAATGAAAGACTGCCCTCAAACAACCTGACATTGTCTTcagaaattacaaattaaataatgtcaGAATACGACAATAGAATCTCGTTTGTTGGTACAATTTAAGTAAAtaatttactacagtatatacaatgtgtaattaatttattaagaTGGTAATTGCTGTCAACTATTAAGCGCACGCATTTGTCGAGAAACGCTTACACGCAATTTAGCGTTCACAAGTTAGCACTTACATAATAAGTAAGCATACATTTAAGTCCTATTTACAATAtctattaaacattaaatatataagGAAACcaggggggaggggggggggggactaCCGTCATTGTGAGggtaacaatattattattattatctatataaatTTGGTACAATCCTAGCATGGAAAAATGTTCCACTCTGATTTTAGATTACAACATACATTAAAAATTATGTACACAGTATTTCAACAAATTGGTTGGTTCAAATATTAGTGTAAATTCAtcttaaaacataattaatataaataaatgaagtaCACTGAAGGATTACTGTACTGATGTAAAACAAGCAACTAAAAGATTCAAGTTGCATGTTCCCCTGCCAAACCTGTCTTGTTTAAAAGTAGGTGGGTTTATACCGGTCATACCAAATACATGATAGTAAAGTATACGTTCATTGTGCGCTGGAATGGTTCTGTTCATAAACTAACAGAGTGGAACATTTTTCCATGTCATCactattacaaaata contains:
- the LOC140052183 gene encoding uncharacterized protein, with the translated sequence MSRSTMSKSRSDKSKEKEKDRGGSTSVPVPAVNTDVIPGRFTENDWHGLVDNENSEDFVVDIVGDIVDSALNVIYDNYIQKQLFPYTVSQAKEAILQVIEWQFLARDEGEDDPETDPTWLEEDEPLPCAHDAWAQGSVPRHQHLPLSPTISEADTELTVVTPLSQHEIMDDDLATFNDTATLDEQEEMEGSTEMEGSTENKKEEKKNNNISTSKEKLPMKTKPKFKPYKGRLKSAPLKNVESLEDTEKALELEENPSPPQPDQKDVMQHMPSSCHSILKVQAGRPPGSKDVTYDDKGNVIAVIKLDPERLPTHRVKTKYKIIDPSVEAAHARLVAMRTGRFQSTKQKASTSNKQLPGHFEKTVTAHHNGINSDGGRVGKVAASSMTIASNNTITSQLKAAYGIATNQSPVTPLPPPLIESMELSPGVIVKEGNRIKRGPKPQMRHTDFVTSAKLRSLRPLASHTIDPQLAVNDILNSQSPVLRPLHSTDPIPPITSRTAVHSN